Genomic window (Candidatus Bathyarchaeia archaeon):
CTATTGGAAATCGAGTCCGGGAGGGCCGTCAAGGAAGTTGAAGAATTGATAAATCACCTCAAGGACAAGGGCTATACGGCCTTCGTCTTCGAGAACCCCGCCTTGGCAGCCGAGGTTAAGGGGAGATTCGCCGTGGCAACGGAGGTCTCAAGGGTTTCTGAAGCCGGACAGCTTTTACGCTCCAATATTGAAGGCTTCGCCCTAGAAACGGGTTTCGCCAAGGACTACGAGGAGTTTAGACGTTGGATGCACAGTGTCTCCATGGAAATCGCCAAGTTGAAGGTGAAGGGAGCCGTTGAAAAGAGAGACTTGCTCGTAGCCCAAGCCATCCAAACCCTAGACGACATAGACAAGACAATAAACCTATTCATGAGCCGTATGCGGGAATGGTATGGCGTTCACTTTCCCGAACTTGACCGCCTCCTAGAGAAGCATGAAACCTACGCCCGCCTAGTCGTAAACATTGGAAGCCGCGAAGACTTCAACGCTGAAAGACTCGAGAGGGAAGGCTTGCCAAGGCAGAAGGCTGAACAGATAGCCAGCGCCGCCAAATCCTCCATGGGCGCAGATCTCTCCGAAAGAGACCTAGCCCAGATACAGGCTTTAGGCCGGACGGTGCTGGGCCTATACGACCTAAGAGAGGCCATGGAAAAATACATAGACGACGTTATGGAGGAAGTGGCTCCAAACATAAAGGCCTTAACAGGAGCCCTTCTCGGTGCACGTCTTATAGCTTTGGCTGGTGGTTTAACGAATTTGGCTAAGATGCCCGCCAGCACGCTGCAGGTACTCGGCGCCGAGAAAGCCTTGTTCCGCTCGCTTAAAACGGGCACAAGGCCGCCCAAGCATGGAATAATCTTTCAACACCCGTATTTGCATGAGGCGAAAAAGTGGCAGAGGGGTAAGATTGCAAGGGCCTTGGCTGGAAAACTTGCCATAGCCGCCCGCACCGACGTTTTTGGAGGCAGATTCATTGGCGACGAGTTAAAGGCTGACCTTGAAAAGCGAATCGAGGAGATCCGCCAAAAATACGCTGAGCCGCCGCCAAAAGCCCCGGAGAAAAAGCCTAAGCCAAAACCTGAAAAGAAACGGTGGAAACGGAAACATGCAAGTTAAACCCCACCCCCGCTTCCTCCAAGTCTACATAGTCACGTTAGATGATGGAACCGAGAGGCTTGCCACGAGAAACCTCGCTCCAGGCAGAACCGTCTACGGCGAAAAACTTGTAAGGTTTGAGGGCGTCGAATACCGTCTCTGGGACCCATTCAGAAGCAAGCTGGCAGCCGCCATTCTGAAAGGCATTAAGGCTGTGCCCATAAAACCGGAACATCAAGTGCTATATTTGGGCGCGGCTTCAGGCACCACAGCCAGCCACGTCTCAGACATAGTGGGCGAAAAGGGCCACGTGTACTGCGTAGAGTTTGCAGCCAGAGCCCTCCGAGAACTCGTGAACAATGTCTGCCCCTATAGGCTGAATATGACACCCATACTGGAGGATGCCCGTTTCCCAGAAAAATATGCCATATTCATTAGGGGCAAGGTGGATGATATATACTGCGACATAGCCCAGCCCGAGCAAGCGAAAATTTTGGCGGATAACGCCGACCTATACCTTAAAGAGGGCGGTTGGATAATGTTGGCTGTGAAGGCCCAAAGCATAGATGTCACGAAAGAGCCATCTGAGGTTTATAGGCGGGAGCTGAAGGTTCTAGAAAACAGAGGCTTCATCATAGAAGATGTGGTGCACCTTGAACCCTACGACAAGGCCCACGCCATGATAGTGGCACGGTTTAGAGGCTAAAAAGCCCTTTAAGGAGTGATGAGCATTTTCTCCCACATCACGCTCACAGAAACATCAAACCTATTCACTGCGATGTTCAGCTCCTCCAAAGCCTTCCGGAGATTGTAGATGCATGTTCCAACATCATCCTTATCGCAGAGTATAGTCACAATTATGTCGTGGTGCCCATAAGTCCTCCACAAAAATTTGACTTGATGCTGAACCTTCAGAAATGAGATGGCCTTCTCAACGTCCTTCGGATTCAGATTCATGCCGATAACCACGGCGGAAAAGCCGATCTTACCGAAGTCCGGAATAGCCATAACCCTCCTCTTTATGATGCCCTTCTCCTCGAGTTTGGCTATTCTCCGATAAACAGTGTTCCGACTGGTTCCACATTTCCGAGCCAAATCCTCATAGGAGTACAAGCCCTCACACATATACCTCAGAATTTTCATGTCCAACTCGTCTACATCGTTCATGGCCACTCACTTGGTATATACTTTCAGCTTTTTCTATATACTCTCTTGGTTAAATATTTACCGATCAGCGGTGACAAATGTCCACATAGAACGTAGAGGATTGCACGTTCTTCACCACTAGTTAATGATAACCAATAGATTCGCCCTAGAATATCACGGTGATAAAGATGGCGCAGCGATTATTGGTCGTTGAAAAAACTCCGGATCTAGGGGACCAAATTGTTGGATTGAGGAGAATGATGTGTGCTAATGGTCACCCTCATAAGGTCTGTGTAGCTAGGTATAGAGATGGCTCTATATGGGTTTTCTGTCCCCACTTCGGGCGTTTAGGGCTGGAGCTGGGATGCAAGATTAGGCAGGCCCGCTGCAGGTACTTCAAGGCGATTTAAGGGCGACTTTCAGCACTCCATTTTTATGAGGCGTATATGCTTATATTCGAGACTAATATTGAGTATTTTTGTGAAAGTCCAATGACTTGTCGGGAGACGGAGAAGATAAGGGCGGCGGAGGCCATACTGAAGGAGGGCGGCTTCACCGTCTCCCAGATATGCCGCTCTAGACCAAGCTGTTTTGACATTGCAGCAAGGAAAAGCGAGGCCTTAGTCCTCATAAAGGTGCAGCAGGATATTGGATGCGTCTCTCCCTATGACTCCTTAGAGCTTAGGATGATCGCCGAGCATATATCAGCGGCCTCGCTTTTCATAAGCGAGAAAACCCGAGATAGGCCATTAGAGGATGATACGGTTTACTCACGCTATAATGTTTTAGCCGTGACCCCTAAAACCTTCGAAAATGTTGTGCTGCGGGGTATATACCCCCTAATCCAAGCTGGGCCGGGCGGATATTACGTTGAGATAGATGGCGAAGCCATCAAAAGGCGGCGGCAGGAGTTAGGCATGTCAGTTGGCGAGGTGGCCGAGAAAATAGGCATTTCAAGAAGAACTCTCTACGGCTATGAGAGGGGGATGGCGAAGGCCTCTGTGACTGCAGCCTACAATCTCCTTTGCATCCTTGGAGTTCCTGTGGCTAAACCGGTTAACATTTTCGAGGCGCCTAGGAGCCGTCGAAAACCCTTCATGACAAGGGCTAGGCAAATATTCACCCGGAACAATCTTCTCCAGAAGATTTTCAAGAGACTGGCTGGCTACAATATTGTAGCCGTCAGAAAGGCGCCCTTTGACTTCGTAGTTACAGTTCCAGAGGAAAACATGAAAATAATCGGCGGGGTGGCGGACAGCCAAGAAGCGACGCTGAGCCGAAGGATTGAGGAAATCCTAAGCTTAAGCGAGGTTGTCCAAGCTCATCCAGTCCTCGTGACGGATGGGCAGAAACCGCCATTAGATAAGGACATTCCATGCGTGAAGGGCGAGGAGATATCCAAAATCAAAAGTCCAGAAGACCTCTGCAAAATTTAAATGAGCCTTGTCTGTCTAGAATCATTTTCGTTTTTGACTTTTCTCGCGGGCTTCCAGCTTCTCCGAACGAATTCCGGGTACTCCTTGAAGGTTTCGAGGCATCGGCGCAGAAACTCTATTGTTTTTGGATCGGTGGGGTAGCCGCAACCGAAATCGCCATATTTGGCTTTTAATTCGGCTATTTCGTGGTCTCGCTCCACTTTAGCTATTATGGAGGCAGCTGAAACCACCGGGTACTTGCGGTCCGCCTTGTGCTCTGAAACAATTTCAATCTTGAAGGGCAAAAACTCTAGGATTTGCTGTTTAAAACGTTCCTCTAAGACATCTGAGGCATCTACATAGGCTATGTCCGGATGGAGAAGCTCAATTACCCTGGCCATGGCCTGTGCCTCCAGCCAATTAAGCCTATGAAGCTTCCTGCCGGTCATGACAACCCTGTCAATTTCAGCTGGTGACAACTTCACTACTACATGTTTTTTGGCTATACGCTTTATCTCGGCGGCTAGGGCTTCTCTGCGGTTTGGCGACAAGAGCTTAGAGTCCTTAACACCCAATCGAACAAGTTTTGGCAAGTCTTCGCTGTCAACTAGGATTCCAGCAATGACTAGTGGCCCTATGACGGAGCCGCGTCCAGCATCATCAACGCCTGCAACCAACATCGCGAAACCTTCGTTTACTTTTGTCTTGATTGTCTGTTAAAGGTTTTTAGGTTGTGGTTTGTATTTGGCGTGAAATGTGTATCGCAGTATTTAGATATGGGTTTAACGTCATCTACTTATGAGGCACTATAAATGGGATTTATAGGCAATGTCGTTAAGGCAATCCTTGTGGTGACTGTGGTTTGTTGGCTCTATCTTGTAATAGAATTTGTAGTGATGGAGCAGTATGCTTTAGCCCTGTTTCTTTCTATCGGCTTGCTAATTACTTCATCTATAATGCTTTACGAGTATAGAAAAAGCAAGAAAAGCGAGGAAAAGAATACTCTGTAGTTCACCGTTTGTTTGCTGTCTCTACCAGAAACCGTAAAGCCTTATCCACAACTTTTTGATGCAGTTCATTGCGATTCTCGAAAGTGACCGTAAACACTTCCGCGTCTTGCCGTGTTTTCACAGCATCCACAAGCTTGTCCCGGGCCTTCCAGTGGATCACACCCAAAACAAGTTTGCCGCTTTCAACAGCTTCTTGAACTGCTTTCCTAAATTTTTCAGAGAAAAGCTCCATGGGTCCAATTTCGTCTATAGCGATAACATCGCACTCCCTTATAGCCCTTAAAATTGCCTCAACGCCTACACTGTCCAAGTCGGCGAGGTTTACGCGGTATTTGCCCACCTTGGGGCCTGTTTTCTGGTTTATGTGAGCAAGCCATCCTTGTTTATTGCCAGCTAGGTCTATCATCTCGAAGCCTATGCGGGTTCCTCCCTCCCGAACTTCGCGGCTTATCATTCCGCCAACATGGTAGCCCTTAGCCCTTAAAGCTTCAACAACCTTAAGCAGCAGTGTTGTCTTTCCGATGCTTGGACTGCCCGTCAAAAGAAGGATGCGCTTATTCAAGCCTTTTCGCCCCTTTCATGTTTGTTGAGTTAGGAGGGCTGACACTCCGCTGGCGGCGAGCACAAGCAACTCGAAGGTTTTATAGGCTTCAATTATGTTTTGTGTCGTGTACTCGACTGTTAGGGCGTCAACCCTCCTCACTATTGGTAGGAGTTCCGCTACATCTGCAAAGTGACTTGTTAGGAAGGTTACCCGCATGTCAACCGGCTTGCCCGCTATCAATGGCCTTGCCTTTCCATCTTTAAGTTTCAGCGACGCCCTTCTAACCGCCTCTCTAAGCTCTTTCTCGATTTTTGTAATGCTTGGGCTTCTGGCGGAAACACGGCTTAATGAATCCTTCAGGGCGACGGCTTCAGCCCAAGGCGTCCACTTTTCAACGTCGTCTCTCAAAAGTTGGGCTTCCCCAGCCACCATTATCGCCGGAACACCTAATTCGCCGGCAACATAGGCGTTCAGCAGGAACTCGCTGACCTCAACATCGTTAACCTCAACCTTCCTTATGCTTCCGCCGCTATAGGTGTGATCGAAGGTGGATTTAGCTGTTCCAAACTTGGCATGATAACCCAAGAAAAGGGCGGCACTGCATCCCTCAACGCCAGCCACCATGCTTAGGGGGCGGGGAAATCCCCGGATAATTTCCACATATTCAGGCAAGTCTTCCACATGAATGTTAACCATTGGGCCATGACTGTCCGCCACCAAAACTTCTTTGAAGCCGTTTTTGTATAGCTCATCAGCCACTGTAAGCGTTATTTTTGTGGCTATTTTCCTAGCCTCCTCATATAGGGCACCCTTTAGGTTTAGGTGGCTTGGCGCCACAATGTAGGGCATCCCCTCCAAATCCACGGATATGAAGGCCTTCATTTTGGGTGCACGCTCTTGCATATGCATTGACTCGGCTATCCCCTAAAAGATTTTGCATGGGCGGTTTACCAGAAGTCTAATATCCAACCCTTCTCGAAAAATAGCCAATAAATGGCTGGTTAAAGCCGCATGGATGGCGAGAAAGAGCGGGAAGGGCTGGTTTCATCCTTCGAAAAGCAGTTAAGCGAGTGGATAGTCCGCAGACACAGCAAGGTCTTTAGGCTAGCCCTACTATTAATCATAATCCTACTGATTTTCCTGTCATCCTTCCGCTTCACGGTGGGCGGCTTAAAAGAGTGGGTTCAAATAGACCCCGCTGCAATTTTGAACATTTCTATCCAACTCTTTACGATAATGAATCCCATAAGCACTATTCCCACGTTCCTCATTTACACCGGCAAGCTCAGAGAGGATGAAAGGCTTAAAATAACAAGCACAACCACGATGATAGTCATAGCGTTGCTGTTAACATTCACCCTTTTCGGGCCACTGATATTGAAGGCTCTCGACGTCTCCGTCACAAACTTCCGGTTCGGCGGCGGGATACTACTGCTTATTCTCGCCATAGACATGCTTGGCGGAATGTCGAGGTCGAAAACCATAGACATAAGGCAGGTGGCAGTTGTGCCATTAGCCACACCCCTTCTCGTGGGGCCTGGAACTATGACCACCCTCATCGTCTTGTCCAGCACCTATTCCATAATCAACGTTTTGATAGGCGGTTTGATTGCCGCCGTGGGCGTTTACCTAACGCTTCGCTTTGCACCGCTGCTAGTTTCAGTTATGGGCAACAATGGCGTCCAAGCAGCAAGCCGCATCATGGCGGTCATACTGGCGGCCATAGCATCCCAAATGATTCACTCCGCCCTACTGGAATGGGGCATAGCGAAGACATGAAAAAACCCGTAGATGAAATAGAGTTTCCAACAGAAGTAGTCCGAGAAGGCAAGGCGCAAGTGCTTGTTCCAAAGCTATCAGCCTTTGTAGAAAAGCCCGGCGAGTATGCTCCTTCAAAAGCTCCGGTCTTCTATAACCCGGTTATGGAGTTAAACCGCGACATTGCAGTTCTAGCCCTACAAGCTTACCAGCAAACCGTAAATCGGGAAATCCTGGTCTGCGAGCCTTTGGCAGGTTGTGGCGTAAGGGGGATACGATTTGCACTGGAGGTTGATGGAGTTAAAGAAGTCATGATAAATGATATAAATGAGAAGGCCTACAGGCTGGCAAGATATAACGTTGATTTAAACAGGGTTAGTAAGCGTGTAATCGTTAAAAATATGGATGCAAATCTTCTTCTGGCCAGACACAGCGCACCCCATAAAAGGTTTGACGTTATAGACGTGGACCCCTTCGGCTCTCCAGTGCCTTTTTTGGATTCCGCCATCAGAGCAACCCGTGACGGTGGAATGTTGGCTTTAACCGCAACGGACATGGCGCCTCTCTGTGGAGTTCACCCAAAAGCATGCATACGCAAGTATGGCGGAAAACCTCTCCGCACTGAATATTGCCACGAAATTGCCCTAAGACTGGTTATTGGATGCACAGCGGCCTCAGCGGCGAAATATGAAATTGGCATAACCCCAATCTTCAGCCACAGCACCGACCACTATGTACGCATGTACATGCTCCTAAACCACGGTGCCCATGAAGCTGACCAAAGCCTCAAAAGGCTGGGCTACATTCTCCATTGCTTCAACTGCTTCCACAGAGAAACCACAAACACCCTGCTGGGACACAGCGGCACATGCCCAAACTGCAACTCAAAAATGGACTATGCAGGGCCATTATGGCTTGGAAAAATAGCGGAGGAAGACTTCTGCGCCCTGATGGAAAAAGAAGCTGAAAAAAGACTCTTCAAAATGAAAGGGAGAATCGGGAAAATTTTGGCGTTAGTGAAGGCTGACAGCTCAGCCCCGCCCACCTACTACGTTCTTGACAAGATATGCGACAAAATGCGCTGGCCTGTGCCACCCGTTAGACTTGTCCTTGAAAATCTAAGAGGGAGGGGATTTGAAGCCCATCTGACCCACTTCAACCCTAAAGGCGTCAAGACGAATGCGCCAGCCTCGGAGGTTACAACAGTTATCAGTCAGCTTCTGAATTTTAATAAGAATATTGGAATCAGATGCTGACTCAACAAGCTTTAAAAGTCAACAACAATCATATTCTAAACCCGGTGATTCCTTGGAAAGGAAAGTCCTAATTTTGGTTGTTCTGGCAGTTGCTGCTCTTGCTCTAGCAAGCCCTGCAAAGTGCATCGCCAACGTCAAGGTCTACGGCTATACCGATAAGCCACAATATGTGGCCGGCGAAACCGTAACGCTGAAACTCTGGGTTTACAATCATGGCCCAGACGAAATAGTCCTGAAAAATGTGACGATCTACTGTCCATGGTACGCGCCAGTTTGGGGTGGAAACTACAGCCTTACTGGCATAGACGCTGTTCTATCCGCTGGTAAAAATTGGAGCTTGACAAAACAGTTCACGGTACCCACTGACGGCAGGGCCCTTGGCGGAGACATAAAAATTGAGGTTGCGTACACCTCTATTGGCGGTGCATATAAGTTTACAGATGAAATTCCATTGGATGTTGTTAGGCCTTCGCTTCGCTCTTTGGAAAGCATGGACAAACTCTTGACATTGGTTACTATACAGGCGGTGTTGGTGATTGTTTGCACGATAATTTTGGCTGCGACGATATTTCTTTCAGTGCGAAGGCCGAAAGTTGTTTTAGAAGAAACCATTGAGAAAACAGAATAGCCTTTCACCCTCCATTTTTCCACTCAGTTTTTAAGCATGTTCTGTAAATTCCCTATAATAGCTTATCAGCCATCTTAAGAAGTGTTGGGGGTGCGTGGAGCTCGGGAAAGTTTTAGTCACATCGGCTTGGCCCTACATAAATGTGACTCCGCATATCGGCAATCTAGTGGGTTCTGTGCTTTCAGCGGATGTTGTCGCCCGCTATTACCGGCTTAAGGGCGAAGAGGTTGTCATGGTGAGCGGCTCCGACGAGCATGGAACACCTATCGAAGTGGAAGCCATAAGGCTTGGCGTAAAACCGAAAGATTTAACGGACAAAAACCATGCGAGGGTGGCTGAGCTCTTTAAGAGGTGGGGTATATCCTTTGACAATTATACGCGCACCGAAAGCCCCGTGCACAAGGAATTTGTCCAGCAGCACCTAATGAAAATCTACAATAACGGCTACATTTTCACGCAGGAAACCGAAATGCTCTACTGTGAGAGATGCCAGCGTTTCCTCCCAGACCGTTTTGTTGAGGGCAAATGTCCCCACTGTGGTCATGTGCCAGCCCGGGGAGACCAATGTGACGCCTGTGGAAGACTGCTTGAACCCACAACCCTCATAGAGCCCTACTGTGTAATCTGCAAGGGTAAACCGGTAGTCAGAAAGACGAAGCACTGGTACTTCGACCTTGCAAAATTCTCGGACAAACTAGCCGAGTACATAAGCGAAAACAAGCAGTTGCCAGCTAACGCCAAAAACTTCAGCTTAAACCTCATAAAGGAAGGGTTGAAGCCGAGAGCTGTCACCCGCGATGTTAGTTGGGGGATTCCGGCGCCTTTTCCAGGCGCTGAGGGCAAAACCATTTATGTTTGGGTTGAAGCCGTTTTGGGGTATGTCTCCGCCACCATAGAATACTTTAGAAACCGCGGAGATCCAGAGGGCTGGAAAGCCTACTGGTTTGACAAGAACGCAAAAACCCTCTACTTTATCGGCAAAGATAACATTCCATTCCACACCATAATTTTGCCAGCTCTGCTCATGGCTTCCCATGAGAACTACAATTTACCATGGAATGTTTCAGCCACTGAGTTCCTCCAGTTTAAGGGCGAAAAAGCCTCAAAAAGCTTAAGGATAGGCATCTGGATAGATGAAGCCCTAGAACTTTTCCCGCCGGACTATTGGCGCTACTTCCTAATTGCCACGCGTCCAGAAACAAAAGACTCCAACTTCTCATGGGAAATCTTCGCAGAAAAAATCAACGCAGACCTAAACGATACTTATGGAAACTTTGTCCACAGAACATTATCCTTCATAAACAAGCATTTCGACAGCCGAGTACCGGAACCCGGCAATTTTGATGCTGGGGACAACCAAGTTTTAGAAAGCCTCAAGGAACGCGTCAATGAAATTGCTGGCAACTATGAGGCTTGCAGACTCCAAGCTGCGGCAAGCGGGGTTATGGGCATAGCTAGGCTTGGCAACCAGTACCTCAACGAGAAGGAGCCTTGGAACCTTATAAAGCTGGATAAAGCCAAGGCGGCGACAACCATGTATGTAGCCGTTCAGCTCGTGAAAGCCCTGGCGATAATCTCCGCTCCAATAATTCCGTTCACAGCGGAGGAACTTTGGAAAACCCTAAACCTTCCGGGCAGCGTTCACCAGCAGAAATGGGAGGAAGCACTTAAGCCTCTGCCAGCTGGGCACATGATAGCCGAAGCCAAACCCTTGTTCCGCAAGATAGAGGCTGACGAGAAAAAGCTTGACGAGATGCTGGAAAAAGTTAGGAAAGCCATGGCGAAGTGAAAACTCTGAAAGCTAAAATCGACCTTCACGTTCACACATGCTACTCTTATGACGGGCTAATCAAACCTGAAGAACTGGTCCTCTACGCTAAAAAGGCAGGGTTAAACGGCATCGCCATAACAGACCATGACAGAATAGACGGCGCCCTCAAAATTGCAAGGGAGGTAAAAGATCTTCTCATAATCCCCGGGATAGAAGTTTCAAGTCTAAACGGCCATGTGATTGGGCTTAACCTCCAAGAGCCCGTACCCAGAAAACTAAGCGTGGAGGAAACAGTGGACAAGATTCATGAGCTTGGCGGCTTAGCCATCGCATGCCATCCCAAAGCCATTTTAAAGGCTAGCCTGGGACAAGAAATCAGCAAAATTTTTGACGCTGTTGAAGTGATAAACGCTTCAGCCTTCCCATTTAGGCACTTCGTCGAGAAGGCGCGGGAAATAGCCAACCGGCTTGGTTTGCCTCAGGTGGCTGGAAGCGACGCCCACTACGCTCCAGAGGTTGGTATGGCATATACGCTTGTGGAGGCTGAGCTTAACTGCGAAAGCGTGGTTAAAGCCATAAGTAGGGGGCTCTGCGAGCCCATGGGCAACACCATACCGCTTGGAACAAGGCTTAAAAGAGAATTTTTGGCCATCAAAGTCAAGATATTTTAGCAAAGTTGCGTTTATGTTCCGACAACAATAGGTTCGGTGATCTTCTTCAGCATTGCAATGGCTGAGAGCGCCGCCAACAAACTCGTTTTTGGATTCTCGGCGGACGGCACATTCTCCACGTGAACCGTTAACTCGCCAAACTCGCCTTTAACCTCAATTTCATGGACATTCCTTTCCAACGTCGGGTCAGCTATCACTTTTACAATTGTTTCTTCCGCGCCAATACCTGCCAAGCTTAGAGTGGCTGCCACATTAACGTTCGCCGGGAAAAGCCTACAAGCCTCTGCTGCAGCCCCCTCGTATATGACGGTTGGCTCCTCAATTTTTCCGCCAAACCTCTCATTAAAGTAGGTGTTGTCCTTCAAAGCTTCTAAGGGCTTCCTTGTGGTTAGAACTATCCTCTCTATTTTGCCAATTGCTGAAGCCTTCACTCCATCCAGCCCCGCGATGGCACCGGATGGCACGTAAACCTTCCGGCCGTTTTCTCTGGCTGTGTGGCTTATCTCGTTTGTCAGTCTCGCATCCACGAGGGCGCCGGCACTCATGATCATCAAGTCTTTCCCAGCCCTAAGCACTTTAGTGGCGTAAGCCCTAACCGCCTCTTGGGAAGCCGCCTCCACAACCAACTTTACATCTCCACATTCAAGGAGCTCCTCAAAGCTTTCGGCAATTTTAGGCCTATTTTTTAGCCCCCGCACTAAATTCTTAGCCCTTTCAAGGTTTTTATCATAAACCATAACTAAACAAGCATTTCCAGCTTGTCCCCTGTCCATTGCCTTAGCCAGCACGGTTCCTATGGCGCCACATCCAATTAGACCCACACCCAATGGCATAGCCGCTTCCTTCTGGCAGAACTTGCTCAACTGAATGCATGCAAGTCTCCCTATAAACGATTCTCCTAAAAATAGCGTGGATTCCGTAAAAAAAGGCTGGGGAATGCTATACG
Coding sequences:
- a CDS encoding helix-turn-helix domain-containing protein; the protein is MTCRETEKIRAAEAILKEGGFTVSQICRSRPSCFDIAARKSEALVLIKVQQDIGCVSPYDSLELRMIAEHISAASLFISEKTRDRPLEDDTVYSRYNVLAVTPKTFENVVLRGIYPLIQAGPGGYYVEIDGEAIKRRRQELGMSVGEVAEKIGISRRTLYGYERGMAKASVTAAYNLLCILGVPVAKPVNIFEAPRSRRKPFMTRARQIFTRNNLLQKIFKRLAGYNIVAVRKAPFDFVVTVPEENMKIIGGVADSQEATLSRRIEEILSLSEVVQAHPVLVTDGQKPPLDKDIPCVKGEEISKIKSPEDLCKI
- a CDS encoding C/D box methylation guide ribonucleoprotein complex aNOP56 subunit (functions along with aFIB and aL7a; guides 2'-O-methylation of ribose to specific sites in RNAs), yielding MKATVIPTLFGVLAFDESNRIISHALFPKKPEEAAKTLLEIESGRAVKEVEELINHLKDKGYTAFVFENPALAAEVKGRFAVATEVSRVSEAGQLLRSNIEGFALETGFAKDYEEFRRWMHSVSMEIAKLKVKGAVEKRDLLVAQAIQTLDDIDKTINLFMSRMREWYGVHFPELDRLLEKHETYARLVVNIGSREDFNAERLEREGLPRQKAEQIASAAKSSMGADLSERDLAQIQALGRTVLGLYDLREAMEKYIDDVMEEVAPNIKALTGALLGARLIALAGGLTNLAKMPASTLQVLGAEKALFRSLKTGTRPPKHGIIFQHPYLHEAKKWQRGKIARALAGKLAIAARTDVFGGRFIGDELKADLEKRIEEIRQKYAEPPPKAPEKKPKPKPEKKRWKRKHAS
- the metG gene encoding methionine--tRNA ligase; this translates as MELGKVLVTSAWPYINVTPHIGNLVGSVLSADVVARYYRLKGEEVVMVSGSDEHGTPIEVEAIRLGVKPKDLTDKNHARVAELFKRWGISFDNYTRTESPVHKEFVQQHLMKIYNNGYIFTQETEMLYCERCQRFLPDRFVEGKCPHCGHVPARGDQCDACGRLLEPTTLIEPYCVICKGKPVVRKTKHWYFDLAKFSDKLAEYISENKQLPANAKNFSLNLIKEGLKPRAVTRDVSWGIPAPFPGAEGKTIYVWVEAVLGYVSATIEYFRNRGDPEGWKAYWFDKNAKTLYFIGKDNIPFHTIILPALLMASHENYNLPWNVSATEFLQFKGEKASKSLRIGIWIDEALELFPPDYWRYFLIATRPETKDSNFSWEIFAEKINADLNDTYGNFVHRTLSFINKHFDSRVPEPGNFDAGDNQVLESLKERVNEIAGNYEACRLQAAASGVMGIARLGNQYLNEKEPWNLIKLDKAKAATTMYVAVQLVKALAIISAPIIPFTAEELWKTLNLPGSVHQQKWEEALKPLPAGHMIAEAKPLFRKIEADEKKLDEMLEKVRKAMAK
- a CDS encoding M55 family metallopeptidase, coding for MKAFISVDLEGMPYIVAPSHLNLKGALYEEARKIATKITLTVADELYKNGFKEVLVADSHGPMVNIHVEDLPEYVEIIRGFPRPLSMVAGVEGCSAALFLGYHAKFGTAKSTFDHTYSGGSIRKVEVNDVEVSEFLLNAYVAGELGVPAIMVAGEAQLLRDDVEKWTPWAEAVALKDSLSRVSARSPSITKIEKELREAVRRASLKLKDGKARPLIAGKPVDMRVTFLTSHFADVAELLPIVRRVDALTVEYTTQNIIEAYKTFELLVLAASGVSALLTQQT
- a CDS encoding MarC family protein produces the protein MDGEKEREGLVSSFEKQLSEWIVRRHSKVFRLALLLIIILLIFLSSFRFTVGGLKEWVQIDPAAILNISIQLFTIMNPISTIPTFLIYTGKLREDERLKITSTTTMIVIALLLTFTLFGPLILKALDVSVTNFRFGGGILLLILAIDMLGGMSRSKTIDIRQVAVVPLATPLLVGPGTMTTLIVLSSTYSIINVLIGGLIAAVGVYLTLRFAPLLVSVMGNNGVQAASRIMAVILAAIASQMIHSALLEWGIAKT
- a CDS encoding tRNA (guanine(10)-N(2))-dimethyltransferase yields the protein MKKPVDEIEFPTEVVREGKAQVLVPKLSAFVEKPGEYAPSKAPVFYNPVMELNRDIAVLALQAYQQTVNREILVCEPLAGCGVRGIRFALEVDGVKEVMINDINEKAYRLARYNVDLNRVSKRVIVKNMDANLLLARHSAPHKRFDVIDVDPFGSPVPFLDSAIRATRDGGMLALTATDMAPLCGVHPKACIRKYGGKPLRTEYCHEIALRLVIGCTAASAAKYEIGITPIFSHSTDHYVRMYMLLNHGAHEADQSLKRLGYILHCFNCFHRETTNTLLGHSGTCPNCNSKMDYAGPLWLGKIAEEDFCALMEKEAEKRLFKMKGRIGKILALVKADSSAPPTYYVLDKICDKMRWPVPPVRLVLENLRGRGFEAHLTHFNPKGVKTNAPASEVTTVISQLLNFNKNIGIRC
- the rnhB gene encoding ribonuclease HII, coding for MLVAGVDDAGRGSVIGPLVIAGILVDSEDLPKLVRLGVKDSKLLSPNRREALAAEIKRIAKKHVVVKLSPAEIDRVVMTGRKLHRLNWLEAQAMARVIELLHPDIAYVDASDVLEERFKQQILEFLPFKIEIVSEHKADRKYPVVSAASIIAKVERDHEIAELKAKYGDFGCGYPTDPKTIEFLRRCLETFKEYPEFVRRSWKPARKVKNENDSRQTRLI
- a CDS encoding fibrillarin-like rRNA/tRNA 2'-O-methyltransferase, with product MQVKPHPRFLQVYIVTLDDGTERLATRNLAPGRTVYGEKLVRFEGVEYRLWDPFRSKLAAAILKGIKAVPIKPEHQVLYLGAASGTTASHVSDIVGEKGHVYCVEFAARALRELVNNVCPYRLNMTPILEDARFPEKYAIFIRGKVDDIYCDIAQPEQAKILADNADLYLKEGGWIMLAVKAQSIDVTKEPSEVYRRELKVLENRGFIIEDVVHLEPYDKAHAMIVARFRG
- a CDS encoding winged helix-turn-helix transcriptional regulator; the encoded protein is MNDVDELDMKILRYMCEGLYSYEDLARKCGTSRNTVYRRIAKLEEKGIIKRRVMAIPDFGKIGFSAVVIGMNLNPKDVEKAISFLKVQHQVKFLWRTYGHHDIIVTILCDKDDVGTCIYNLRKALEELNIAVNRFDVSVSVMWEKMLITP
- a CDS encoding NTPase, whose translation is MNKRILLLTGSPSIGKTTLLLKVVEALRAKGYHVGGMISREVREGGTRIGFEMIDLAGNKQGWLAHINQKTGPKVGKYRVNLADLDSVGVEAILRAIRECDVIAIDEIGPMELFSEKFRKAVQEAVESGKLVLGVIHWKARDKLVDAVKTRQDAEVFTVTFENRNELHQKVVDKALRFLVETANKR